A stretch of DNA from Pseudomonas sp. HN11:
CGCCAAAGGGCGGGTTTTCGGGGCTTCCAGAGCATTCGGTGGAATGCAATGGAGCCTAATGTGGTGCGGCACCAGACGAACGGTATGTTTCGGGGAGGCTAGGTTTTCTGCGGGTCTGGAAGTCGGTGGAAAATTTGGCGTACCCCAACTAGTAACTATAAATAAATCAGCTAGTTATGGATTTCTGTGGAATCGAATCCGGGACTCTTGAGATGTCACCATGGAATAGTAAACCTACTGAATTCGAACGTTGTCGACCATCACCTCCGTAGAGAATAGGCAGGAGTTCGCCAAAAGCTGTCGTGGCGACAGACAGCAGACGGCTAGACGCAGACGCTTACCACCTTTCGCACATAAGCTTAGGGCGGCAAGCTAGGTCTCGGTTGACTCAACGCAGGCCATCGAGCAGAAGATAGCTCGTCTAAGGAATGATTGTTTTTTAACCCCCTTCTTGCTAAGACTTAGCGCAAAGGTGGTAAAAAGCCACTCGTCTAATTTTTGCCGTTGACCAGTGGGGGAAAGGAGCATGGACGCAGCGAGCTATGAGCGCGGCTCAGAGTGGCGCCAGTGGGATCTTCATATTCACACGCCGGCATCATTCCACTGGCAAGGCCAACGATTTGATGCAAAAAATCCGGACTCAGCGGAAAACCGTGCACTGGTAGACGAAATGATCAAGGCTCTCAATGAAGCAGAGCCTGCTGTGTTTGCTTTGATGGATTACTGGACATTCGATGGATGGTTCGCCCTTAAGAGAAGACTAAGTGAACCAAATGCTCCTAAGTTGGAGAAGACAGTATTTCCTGGAATTGAACTACGGCTAATGTCCCCTATGAAGGGGCGGCTAAATGCGCACGTGGTCTTTTCGGACAAAATCGATAACCAAACGCTGAATGACTTCAAGGCTGCGCTAACCGTTGAATTGGTCAACAGACCTTTGTCGGATACGGCACTACGCAGTCTTGCAGGAATTGTCACTGCTGAGAAGTTAAAGGCCCATGGATTTTTAAAGTCTGATGTCGACTCGGCTGATGCTACTGCATTAAAGGCTGGCAGCACTATTGCGGAAATTAATTGCGATAGCTACAAGGAAGCAATTGCAGCAGTTCCAGAAGGAATGGCAATTGGCTTCATGCCTTATGACACTCACGATGGACTCGCTGAGGTGGATTGGGTTGAGCACTACGCCTTCTTTATTGGGTTAGCGAAAAACTCCCCTATATTCGAGTCTCGAAATCTGACAATGCGTGATGCATTGGTCGGGGTTAGAACCTCTGAAAATGAGCGATTCATTGATAGTGTTCAGCGATCTTTGAAAGATTTACCCAGATTAGTTGTGGCTGGCAGCGATGCGCATAGGCTTGTGGGCACCCCTGGCGATCCAGACAAAAGAGGCTACGGAGATTTCCCGTCTGGGAAGATTACTTGGATAAAGGCTGATCCTACGTTTCTAGGCTTGCAGCAGGCCATCAGAGAACCGGCTAAGCGATCATTTATTGGCGCCAAGCCACCAAAAGTAGATGAAGTTGAAAGGAATAAAACTTTCTTCATTGATAAGGTAGAGGTTAGTAAGATTGGGGGGGGGGGGGCTACCTCTGGGGATTGGCTGGCTGAGACGGAACTTCCTCTGAGTCAAGACTTGGTTGCAATTATCGGTAACAAAGGTAGTGGAAAAAGTGCTTTGGCAGACATTTTGGCCTTGCTGGGTAACTCTAAGCAGAAAGCTCATTTTTCTTTTTTAAAGAAAGATAGATTCAGAGGAAAATCCGGTGACCCAGCGAAGAACTTTGAGGGCAGGCTTACATGGGTTAGCGGTGCGTCTGAAAGCCGTAACTTGAATGATGATCCGCCTGAGTCAAAGGTCGAGTTGGTTCGCTACATTCCTCAGGGGCATTTCGAAGAGCTTTGTAACGCACATATCAGTGGGAAATCCGACTCTTTCGAAAATGAGCTACGAGCAGTCATCTTTTCTCACGCAAGTGAGTCGGTCCGACTGGGAGCACTTGATTTCAATCAATTGATTGAGCAGCAGGAAGGAGAGTACCGAGATCGTCTTGGTGATTACCGTAATGATCTTAGAAAACTTAATGAAGAAATTGCACACATTGAAGATCAGGTTAGGCCTGAAGTAAAAAAAGAAGTGACTGAATTACTTATTCAAAAAAATAAGGAAATTGAAGAGCATGAGAAATTAAAGCCTGAAGTTTTGCCGCTGCCCGACACTCAACTAACGCCTGAGCAAAATGCTGCGTCTCAAGAGCTAGATTCTATAGCTGCGGCTCTGAAGGAGAAGGCAGAGGCGATTGAAAGAATCGTCAGTGAAGAAGTTAGTCTCGCTAGCAAATTGAAGGCTGCCCTGAATGTACGTGGTCGCATGCTGTTGTTAGACAAAAATTACAAACAATTCATTGCTGACTCCCAATCTGACTTTGAGTCTTTAGGAGTTGATCATGCGGATTTGGTAAAGATTGAATTTAATTTTGGCAAGCTAAGTGAGGTCATCACCTCATCACCGGACAAGCAACTCGAGTGTTCTCAAAGGGTTGCCGATGTCGAGGCCGAGAAACAGAAAATACAAACTAGGCAGTCAGAATTGGAAGCTAAGCTGGCTGAGCCCCAGCTGCTTCACCAGCAAAGCTTGCAGGCTTTG
This window harbors:
- a CDS encoding TrlF family AAA-like ATPase gives rise to the protein MDAASYERGSEWRQWDLHIHTPASFHWQGQRFDAKNPDSAENRALVDEMIKALNEAEPAVFALMDYWTFDGWFALKRRLSEPNAPKLEKTVFPGIELRLMSPMKGRLNAHVVFSDKIDNQTLNDFKAALTVELVNRPLSDTALRSLAGIVTAEKLKAHGFLKSDVDSADATALKAGSTIAEINCDSYKEAIAAVPEGMAIGFMPYDTHDGLAEVDWVEHYAFFIGLAKNSPIFESRNLTMRDALVGVRTSENERFIDSVQRSLKDLPRLVVAGSDAHRLVGTPGDPDKRGYGDFPSGKITWIKADPTFLGLQQAIREPAKRSFIGAKPPKVDEVERNKTFFIDKVEVSKIGGGGATSGDWLAETELPLSQDLVAIIGNKGSGKSALADILALLGNSKQKAHFSFLKKDRFRGKSGDPAKNFEGRLTWVSGASESRNLNDDPPESKVELVRYIPQGHFEELCNAHISGKSDSFENELRAVIFSHASESVRLGALDFNQLIEQQEGEYRDRLGDYRNDLRKLNEEIAHIEDQVRPEVKKEVTELLIQKNKEIEEHEKLKPEVLPLPDTQLTPEQNAASQELDSIAAALKEKAEAIERIVSEEVSLASKLKAALNVRGRMLLLDKNYKQFIADSQSDFESLGVDHADLVKIEFNFGKLSEVITSSPDKQLECSQRVADVEAEKQKIQTRQSELEAKLAEPQLLHQQSLQALQQWNEKFDELIGTPVEPESRTGLQTRVAQIELLPQRLKECKARREEMAEQIYEVLDSQRKARETLFAPVQELIKSNSLIREEYKLQFQATLGASADSIAASLFNLIKQNAGEFRGEDESFNVVRRLAEQFDLNQKSQALDFVRDLNSKIEAASNSKSLGASSMLRKEIVANQVYDFLFGLSFLEPKYSLLFQDAQIEQLSPGQRGALLLIFYLLVDKGRTPIILDQPEENLDNETVVSLLVPVLTEAKKRRQIIMVTHNPNLAVVCDAEQVIWSVFERKNKSKISYHAGSIENPLINQQVVNVLEGTMPAFSNRRIKYH